ATTTCCCGTTTTGCGAACTGGGCGGCTCCTCCAGCGCCGTGACGGGGAAACGGTTTCGAGCTTGGCTCCTGCAGCTGCGAAACTCCCACTGCCTCTTTCGGGACAGCCAAAGCAGTTTGATAGAAACCGTGCTGGACGGGTACAACAAAGCACGCCACGGGGCAgaggtcagttttttttttttgcctttttgctcGCGTGTCGGCCGTGTTAGTTTGTGTTACGTCAAGCCAACACGGGACATTTCTTTAACAAAAATAGCCATGATCAAGGAAGTTCTAGTCATCTTGGTTTAATAATACCATTTGACCAGTTTATACCAGTTTATTTTAGTTGATGGTTGAATTTGTACATGAGTTAGTGATTGATGCATTTTATGATAGCATTCTGACTTAAAAGAATGTGAggttgtgctaaaaaaaaaaagaaaccacaGCAAGATGAGTTTTAAGTTGAGACGTAAAGGTAAACGCTAAACGAAGGGTTGAGTAAACGAACATGCTtagtttagcttagcttagcttgttGTGGTCTCTTATGTTGTCGTCATTATTAGTTGACCTCTTCATTGTTACCTTTCACGTTTCGTTGTCTCCCTGCAGGCTTTTGGCGAAGCCGAACTCCTAAAATACCAGGATGCTCTCTGTCAGCTGGCCTCCGTGTGAGTCAACGCTCTCATGGACGCACGTCCCCCTGCAACGTTTCAATTATGGGCCCGGAATGATGGCTTCCACTCTTTTCTGTGGTTTCAGTGTCAAGTCCCAAAGCGGCAGCTGGGCCAGCCAGGATCACCACCAGACCGCCGCTAAAGACTTGACAGTCATCACCGAGCCCGTTAGCTCCTCCCCTTCCTCGCGAGCCCACCTCACGGCGGCAGCGCAGCAGCGTATCAAGAGGACCAGGAACTTACTGGAGCTGAAGAACTTTAAAGATAAGTACAACACACTGGACAGCACACTGTGAAGAGGATGGATGATGTTAGGCATCCGTGatgttacataataataataataataatacctctCATATGCAGCTAgggcatatatactgtattattgctagcattgctatttatgtattttaagtgGGGTTAGCTTGACCATAATAAGAGCTTTGGTGCTacgcaatataataataataataataataatagacaatCAGTATTTATTGCACAAATTAAAACGCCTATGCAAACTTGAATAGCATGTTAAcgatgactttggactttgcTAGCCTTAAATGATGATTCATGGAagccatatttattttcattatgtgccaattacccccccccccaccaagtgCATTAATACATTGTGTAGCAATCCTTGTTATTAATTTGTGCAATACTGTGTTTCCACGAGGGCTACACCAGTGATTTTATTCCTGAAATTAAACTATGACCTGCACAGGAGTTGGTCTTTTGCTTGTAGTGTGTAGACAAGCCCAGCAGAGGGCGCCCCCTCCCTGAAAACAAGCCGAGCTTAAAAAGTACAGTCTTTATAAATTAGTGGAAAGCTTTTAttagaatataaataaatacaaattagaaagctgttgaaaaaatgaatgaaatgctttgcaggatgttttttttttcaaaatgagtGACACTTCATCTTTAACAGTTTTCACCTTCTGCACAATTTCAGTAAGTGCTTACGTTAAATAACCACGTGGTtatcacagaaaaaaatacGTCAAAGTAGCCTTTAGAGTTGTCAAACTTCATACTACACGCTGGAGAGCGACGGGAGACACAAAACAATCGATGCTAGTTACCGTTTCAAATCTCACACCTCTCCGAGCAGAGCACACATTACGCAATAAGTACATCGGCGTGTCTGTACAGGAAGCCCGCTCTATAAAGCACACGCTACAAGTGCACTGCGTCCTTCAGGAGGCTAAATGAAAGTATCTGTTGCAGTCTGACTCCTTTCAGGCGGGGGAGTGCTAGAGCTTACTTTCAGTCCGCATACGGGAGGAAAAACTTGGTGgtggaaataaaaaatacaaataaagaaaagcTTTCACCGACGGCCTCAGGACTTGATTTCAATCACCTTGATGAACGGCAGGGGTTTGTTGGACGAGGACGTGGTCGGCTTGATGGGCTTACTGCAAAGGAAATAGGAAAATACTTTAAGTATATTGTTAtagtattgatttatttttactatgtttagttttatttaatgtattttaattgtttgattATAAATGAATGTCTTACATAAACTAAAGATTATtatggaccagtccagggtggaccccgcccctcgcccagagacagctgggataggctccagcatacggtgaccctagtgaggatgatgatgatgatgcgccTACCTGTAGACAATCTGCGGGTTGCGTTCGGACGAAAGGTAAGAATGACTTTTTGACCCTCCCAGGAAGTAGTCCATCTGGTCACGCATCTCTCGGTTCTGCACAAAGACCACATGTCAGTTCACGTCAAGGTGAGCCTCCTTCCCAGAGACAAGGTTCCATGTAGTCCGCCATCCACTCTCACGTCCTTGGAACACATGAGGCCTCGTGGTTCTTTTTTTtggacagaagaagaaaaggcgTCCTCACCTCAGCCTCCAGGAAAGCGACCTTCTCCTCCAGCTCTTTGATCACACGATCCCGTTCCTGGATCACCATGCGAGAGTTCTGGAGCTACACGGGTCATCAAACATAAACACTTGGGTCAGTGCTCTCCAAcctgcggcccaggggccacttCCAGCCCGTGGCATTCTACAATTCAATTAAAGACGttgcaaactttttccagcgaggatCTACTGGAGGTGAAAGCCTATTAGTCTGAATAACTTAtacaatattgtcattttagtagcacatattaaatatgtatatgtaggaaaaatgtaacttttcctattttttttaaagtgatatGATTAAACATTTTTCAATCTTAAGAatcatattttttggaaaagaaaaagttAATGACCTTATGAAATTTAAAGAAAAGATTAACATTTTGTAGTTCcatcaaagttgaaatattgtaggaataaagtcatattattctgACATGAATggtgaagattatttaagaagttGGAATAtcctaaaatgaaaatgtttcatttttatgaaacatttttatgtttcattattttcagttggaatatttggaaaatcaaacccaaatattccaacttgTTAAATAATCTTCACCATTCATGTCAGAATAATACTTTATTCCtagaatatttcaactttgatggaacaaaaaaatgttaatcttttcttttaaatatttaaatttcatAAGGTCattaactttttctttttcaaaaaatgataaagattgaaaaatgttttat
This window of the Doryrhamphus excisus isolate RoL2022-K1 chromosome 10, RoL_Dexc_1.0, whole genome shotgun sequence genome carries:
- the c10h1orf43 gene encoding protein C1orf43 homolog isoform X2 encodes the protein MRLAMKSRRGPHVPIGHNAPKELRQEIEAKLCQVQKIHFEPRLLSPDDLRLKSGCCDYQYRMRALDAIRDTDFPFCELGGSSSAVTGKRFRAWLLQLRNSHCLFRDSQSSLIETVLDGYNKARHGAEAFGEAELLKYQDALCQLASVVKSQSGSWASQDHHQTAAKDLTVITEPVSSSPSSRAHLTAAAQQRIKRTRNLLELKNFKDKYNTLDSTL
- the c10h1orf43 gene encoding protein C1orf43 homolog isoform X1, producing the protein MRKDSPLSSVNVVLVMAFGSLVFVLLFIFVKRQIMRLAMKSRRGPHVPIGHNAPKELRQEIEAKLCQVQKIHFEPRLLSPDDLRLKSGCCDYQYRMRALDAIRDTDFPFCELGGSSSAVTGKRFRAWLLQLRNSHCLFRDSQSSLIETVLDGYNKARHGAEAFGEAELLKYQDALCQLASVVKSQSGSWASQDHHQTAAKDLTVITEPVSSSPSSRAHLTAAAQQRIKRTRNLLELKNFKDKYNTLDSTL